A part of Molothrus aeneus isolate 106 chromosome 10, BPBGC_Maene_1.0, whole genome shotgun sequence genomic DNA contains:
- the DUSP28 gene encoding dual specificity phosphatase 28 has protein sequence MLQLCPVTASLLLGTARAACDEELLAREGVTFCVNVTRLQPFPALRAVRGIRVPVFDDPAEDLARYFEPCGAAIEEAVRAGGRCLVYCKNGRSRSAAICTAYLMRHRQLPLKDAFEAVKAARPVAEPNAGFWSQLQRYEEELQISKHSAPPSKGLIK, from the exons atgctgcagctctgcccggTCACGGCCTCGCTGCTGCTGGGCACGGCCAGGGCAGCGTGCGACGAGGAGCTGCTGGCGCGGGAGGGGGTCACCTTCTGCGTGAATGTCACCCGGCTGCAGCCCTTCCCCGCGCTGCGGGCCGTCCGCGGCATCCGCGTGCCCGTGTTCGATGACCCGGCCGAGGACCTGGCCCGGTACTTCGAGCCCTGCGGCGCCGCCATCGAGGAGGCCGTGCGCGCCGGGGGCCGCTGCCTGGTGTACTGCAAGAACGGCCGCAGCCGCTCCGCTGCCATCTGCACCGCTTATCTCATGAGACACCGGCAGCTCCCGCTCAAGGACGCCTTTGAG GCTGTGAAAGCTGCCAGACCCGTAGCAGAGCCGAATGCAGGATTTTGGTCCCAGCTGCAGAGATATGAAGAAGAATTGCAGATATCAAAGCACTCTGCTCCGCCGAGCAAAGGACTTATAAAATAG